AAAGCTTATCAGTCATTAGAGTTAGTTTTTTTTTGCGAGACGTTATTAGAGTTAGTTAGCTAACTGAGTGCAAGTTTAAAACATTAAGTGCTCATGAAATTAGGGAAGTCATTATACTAGCATGTCGACATAACATGTGATACATAAGCTAACCTGTTATCGAGACGAACGAACCTCTTGCTTACAATTTTAATGTGCCTATGTCATTTAGAGCTTGCATACATGATGTATTACACAAAATTCCCAGCTTTTGGGGTGGCAGGGCATCTAAGTTTGTTAATTCTCTGTCTTTCTGCTCTATATGATATTTGAAACTCATGTTCAAATAGGTTTTATGTGTCAACACGCACACAAAATCGCCTCAGGACATCACATGTAACATTGTCGAAGGTACTACCAATACTCTTTACTCTTAACAAAGCATTTCTCCGGGAGTCAATGTCATGTTTATGCTCTGTTTCTGCGCAATTTTTGCATCCTGGCATTTACAGTACTTTGTTGAGAAAAACTTTTATGTAGGGTTTACGGAGCAGAGAGGAAGAAGACAAGGTCTCAAGCTGTTTTGTGCTTAAGGTTTGTTATATATACTAGTTCTCACTGGTAACAGTTGATTGGGCATCAGATTAGCGAATAGGAGCAACCAGTCCTGAGAGTGTGATCAACGTGTCAGGACTAACAGTACTTTTCCTTAAACGATATTCCCAGTTTGCTCTCCCTTATAAAAATCTACTGTGCTCCAGGCAATCGCAGATGCATGCAGAGTTTCTGCAACCATTCAGTCAGACGTTCAAGAACCTGAAATTCCAAAAGAAAGTGTGGAACAATTTGATGAAGACCAAGAGCTCCAGCAAGTTATTGATGGTCAAGTCTGCATGAAAGTATACCACTTTGCTGGTATACCCTGACACTCAAAATTGCTCTCTTTTTTTGTACTAGAATTGTCTCATTTTCATTCTTAATCATATTATTATTCGTCATTTGTAGACCCAATGGAAAAGAACTTCGACAGGAAACTAATTCTACCTGGTTCATTCAATCCCTTGCATGATGGCCACCTTAGGTTGTTAGAAGTTGCATCAAGGTGAGATGTAATCAAATCAAACATTTGCACATCTGGATTATGCCATTCTAAAAATTAGCAAGGCCAAAATATATTAAAATTATACAAAGTAATGTGGTGTAAAATTTTCTCTGCTAAATTGGAAGGTGAGATATAATGAAATCAACCTTTTTTACAATTGAATTTTGTTATCCTAAAATTTATCAAGGTAAAAATATGTAAAAATGGGTACGGAGTAATGTGGTGTAAATGTACTCTGTTAAACTGGAATGTTTTTTAAAGTAGTGACTTAACAAAAAACTGATAATGCAATAGCATTTCAATATAGCTGTTTGTGTACAAATATCTACATCGTTTTATTAAAACCTTTCGCTTGTTGAAGCCCACAAACAGTAATTGACCTTTTATTTGCATGAATCGGCTCATTGCAGCATGTGTGATGATGGTTTTCCGTGCTTTGAGATATCAGCAATAAATGCCGACAAACCCTCCCTGTCCATCGCAGAAATTAAGCGCCGTGTTGAGCAATTCAGAAAAGCAGGTATGCATATGACTAACTGCTGTAGTGCAAAATATTACAGTCATACTTGGATTTTCTTTCGAACTATTTATCACGTGGCCTGCCCTCTATTTTGCTATATTTGTAGTGCTCTTATTCGATTGCTATGCCAATCTAATAAATGTGCTTTAGTTTGAGGTTAGAGATATATAATTTTGTATTAACTCGTGTAGTCATCGTTGCTGATATATCGTCTAACAGTGATTCTGGGACACAGATGTGTCCAGACATGTTCCTTACTCTGTTTCACCAATCACCATATACTACCTCTGTTTCTTTGGCTTTGTGTGTTAAGATAAAACTATGTTTATCTGTAGGGGAAAACTCATCCAATTAATCAGTGATTATGCGAGTCTTTGATTCTTTCTGATGCAGGGAAGAATGTGATCATATCTAACCAACCGTACTTTTATAAGAAAGCAGAACTTTTCCCAGGCAGTGCTTTTATAATTGGTGCAGACACTGCAGCTAGGCTTGTAAATGTAAGTTTGCTTGAGTTGACCGTTAAATTACAGATCAGTTAGTTTGCTTTCTGAGATTAGCTTAACAACTGTTCCCTTTTTCGTTAGATATAATTAATAATGAAATGGTTTGTGGCATTCTTCTAAATGAAAAAGCAGTGCTCCTGCTGGTTCCTCAGAGTTTTTATAGATATAATTAATAATGAAATGCTTTGTGGCatcttttagtttcttatcaGCTTATGCTTACTTCTGAATATGAAGTGTGATATGCCATTTAGTCATGTGAAAGAAAAATCCAGCGTCTACTGACATGGTTAAGTGGGAAAAAAAACTGCTCAACTCAGCATTTACAGTATTGAGCTCTATTAAGCCCAGTATTGAGCTCTATTAAGCCCAGATTGCATTACTGCATTGGTTTCTACGAATGGACACACCCTACCAAACATGTTAGTAAAATGATATATCCAATTCCAAAAGGAAGCCTTTTCCTACTCAAGCAAATCTTTTCAGCTAGGCACCTAGCATCAGTGCAGCATTTAGTATGATCGTAACAAGTGAAATTTCATGTGCAGCTGATTTAGATGCCATTATTGTAAGTTATAAACATAAACTGATTTGTTATTCAGGATATATTTTGCTGAGTCATATAATTCTCAAATTCAGTTATTGAATGCTATTTAGAATGGATGTTCGACAATTGAGTGGTTTATTTTTCAAACTAAATGAAGTTTACTCATGGCAGCCTAAGTATTATGGAGGTGACTACAACAGAATGCTGGAGATTCTTCTTGAATGTAAAAGCACTGGCACAACATTTCTGGTTGGTGGTCGAGAGATTGAAGGAGTATTCAAGGTATGAAATGGCCTTCATGTTTTGTTTTACATGCACTGAAATTTTTCGTCTGCTCACGTACTTCACTATTTGTTTTGAAGGTCCTTGAAGATTTAAATATTCCAACAGAGTTGAAGGACATGTTTATCTCTATACCAGAGGGGAAGTTCCGCATAGATATTTCATCTACTGAATTAAGAAAAAGTCAAAGGCTCTGATGTCATGAACACTTGGTCCTATTCTACACCAGATTCAAGATGTTTGTCTCTTGGGCGAAGCTTTGCAAATAGTCATGACAGTGTTTGATTTCATAGTTTTGCCATGCAAATAATAACTGTTATGTTTGTATTAGTAAACGAAAAAACACATTCCATTAGTACTACAGATGTCAGAAGGCAATGGTAGCCCTGTTATTTTCTTGGAAAGCAATGTAATTATTTCTGTTTGCCTTTTTGGGTATGCTGTTATTGGACACTTTTCATGTGTCATGCATGTACAGACTCATCGGTGTCACAGTGGATACTTTTTTTGAGATTATAGCATCAGAGGTATTCTCATATAGATTGCTTCGCTTATGGAGTATGCTTGTATGCATTAACAGGTATCGTACATCTGGATGCTAGCAGTCAGGTCTGAACTCAACTGGTGTTTCATCAATTTCGCTTATCTGGGACTTGGTTCGTGCAATCATATTTCCTCACACACTACTTGTTATACTATTTGAAATGGCCCTGCGGCGTGCAGTCTGTGGTCAAGATTGCTGGGGAAATGAGGCGGCATGACTTCACGCGTTTGGAATGTTCACCTGATTGATTTGTTAGATGTCTGATCTGTTTAGTTGCCGAAATTGCGTCTTTATAGGCACCTAAATGCTAGTATGAGCTCTAAAGGGTAAGCCTATGTTGACAAGGAAAGGATAGCTTGGCCTATAGGAGGACTAGCAATTGAGGGAGGGGAATAAAACGGATGCAGGGCAAGGGTTTCCTTCAACCAGATGTTTTCTTGGTCAGAGCCTAGACTAGAAGCAAGTTTAGCTGTTTGCCAGTAGTTTATGCCAGAAGCTTACACGAACTCTCCGACGGTGTTGCCTCTTAGCCTCCATATTGCAGAAACTACTTCGCCATTGCTCAACATTTGAAAATCTGTTCAACACCGGTCACTAGGCTCGACACTAGGTTGAGTGTTTACAGACCAGACACTTTTATCGGTGTGCAGCACATTATTAATAACAAACATAATCTTTGCTAGGCGGCAGCAGCAGCTTCACGCTACCCGAGCTCCGAAGCAGTGCCGGAGTCCCAAGCACTCCATGGGAATGCCCATGCTCCACCGTTTACGCAACCGTGTAATTCAAAAGCCTTAAAATTTTAGCGGCACAATTTCAGACAGCATGGCACGGGTGACGGCTTCTCTTGCTACAAATAGTACACCAAGCCTCACTTGTGCTCCCAAAACCAAACAGAGTCCACTGCAATCCGTGACTGAGAAGCCATGAAGCCCTGCGCGGTGCTGTTCCTCGTAGCCGTGCTCACCACGTCCAGCGCGGTGCGCGGGGCATCCATGGCAGCGCGCTCGGAGTGCGACCCGTGGGCGCTGCGGCCGTGCGCCCCGGTGATCCTCTGGAGCGCGCCCCCGTCCAGCAAGTGCTGCGCCAAGCTCCGGGAGCAGAGGCGGTGCCTGTGCAGGTACGCCAGGAACCCCGACCTGGGCAAATACATCAACTCCCAGAACAGCAAGGAGGTCGCGGCTGCGTGTCGCGTGCGGGTTCCTATGTGCTAGGCTAGCTAGGAATACACGCGCGGCGTGGTTGTGTTAGCGCCGTGCTATTATGCTGTGTTCGTCTTGGCCGTCTCCGTTTCTGACTGCCGGGTGATGTGGTGTCAGACAAGAAGAGTTGTGATAACGGACGGCCTTGTTAGCCATTAGCAGTCCTTTGTGTGTCATGCCATCAAATGTGCGTGCGGTGATCGTGTCTTATTGTGCGTTTGTTTTCCTGTGGGGTTGCGGTGGCATAATTTGACGAAGTTGTTGTTCTTCGCCTTCATGCTCACCAGGCACCTTAATTTGAGCGTCTCGAGATATTTGTGTGTCTCAACAACAACATGTGATTGCATGAATAAGTTATCTGTCACCAGTCCTATACCTGACAATAACAAAATGAAGTTCTCATGTTGCTCTCCTGAAATCCAACACTACACAAATCCAAAAGCAGGTGCATGTCCCTGAACATTGTCTACAACCATGTCTTCTACGCTTCAGGGGATTCTTCTTGGCAATTCCAGCTCCGCGCTGCTACCCTCCAGCATCTCGACGACTCCGCTCATCGACGGCCGACTCGCAGGCGCCGTCTGCGAGCACCACAGCCCGACTATGATCATCTTCCTCACAAGCTCTCTGGTGTCGCCATTGACGTCCGAAACACTGTTGCAGAACTCATCCAGGTGCTCGTAGAGCCACTGGGCGAAATACTTGCTGGTCGTGTCAGCACCAACCTTGACGTGTCTCTTTGCTCTCACCATCTCCAGGACCATCACGCCGTAGCTGTACACGTCGGACTTGCTAGTGACCGGTCCGAATCTCCTGGACACCACCTCAGGTGCGTCGTAGCCATCTCTCTCCCTTGCACCGCGAGTGGATGTCTCGCATAGGTTTGCTACACCAACATCAGATATCTTTGGGCAGAGCTCATGATCCAGCAGAATGTTCCGGGGTTTGATGCTGATGTTCATGCCATTAGCACCGTCATCGCCGTGGAGATAGTCGAGACCTCGCGCCACACCGACGGCGATGTCAAACAGTTTCTCCCAGTACAGCCATAGCGAGTAGTTCTCCTCTACGGAATCGTCGCTGCTGAGAGCATAGCTTTCAAGGGAGCCGTTGGGCATGTACTCATATATCAGAGCCCTTGTTGGCCCCTGCAAGCAAAACCCCAGCAGAGGGGCGACATTGTTGTGAGATATTGCGCCGATGCTCTCGACCTCCTTCACGAAGTCTTTGTCGCCGCCTTTGCAGTTCTTCAGCACCTTCACTGTGATCTGCCGCGCGTCGCGGAGGTTGCCTCTGTAGACATCGCCATGGCTGCCTTGGCCCATCCTGTGAGCAAAGGTCTTTGTCATCCTTTCCACTTCGGAATAAGTGTATCTTTTTGGATGATGAGCTCTCAGTTTTGGCTCAGATGGCTCTTTGCTCGGAGGGGTGGTCGATCCCTCCACAGGAGGCGACAAGCCACGGTATTTCTTATGGCAGATGAAACAAGTGGTAAGAAGCAGGAGCAGCAGGAAGATGCCACCAATGACTCCTACTATTATATCTGTATAGACAAAAGGGAGTTGGTTAGAAAATGCATCAAAGAAATCTCAAGGAAATCATCGACTTGCAAATTCTTGAGCTAGGCTGTGTATATACTGTCACTCTATGGAGTAAGTTTTAAGCTGGTTGAAGAATAcaaatatattactccctccatctcaTAACATAAAATGTTATTACAACCAATGTACTTTTGTATTGATTATAATAACgccttatattatgggacggagggagtattttaaGGACGCCGATATCCACCACACGTGTGGTATATTCGACATGCGCTCACACACCGTGTGTGGTGTGAGCAGGAGGCAACCCACACGGGCTGTGTGTGAGCGGACATTGGAattgcccacacgtgtgggcgcgGCAACTTCGTGCCACACGGCCAACAAGTACTACTCATCTCCACCCGCGCGTGTGGCAGGAAGCAAAAATGCTCACACATCCTGGCGCAGCTACGTTAGGTACCCCGCGGGATGATGATTTAGTTGCCATCCTGGTTGgcagatgtagttatccgggatgGCAAGTGTAGTTGTAAAAGCATGGCAACTCTATCTGTTTCGGTTAACTATAGTTGCCATGTCTCTAATTTATGATAGTTGTCGTATGTAATCAAACCATAGTTGTTGTGTGTgattaactacttgccacatatggtcaaacagtagttgccatgtgtgtttccTAGTTGCCACATGTGGTCCAACCATAGTTGACAGGTATTGTTAATcacagttgccatgtgtgtttatctGGTTGCCGTGTACGCACAACTGCAGTTGCCTCTAGCAAAAGAATCACAGTTGCCATGTTtgtttacctagttgccacgttcgcgtaactgcagttgccatccacAACGTAGGAGTGTCGTGTGGGCGAAAAGTAGTTCGCCCACATGCGCATGAACTAGGTGGTGGCTGTGTGGGCAGAAACTAGTTCGCCCACACAGCGCAGCTGGCAAACAGCATGGTGCGGGCGTGTGAGCAAACTCTCCAACGCCCATACACTAGCCCCGTCTTACGTGGCACACCAAATCCACCTTTTCGTGTCAAGATTCGTGTAAAAGACAGTGAACGACGATCCAGGCGTGTGGGCGAGTTGGgaaacgcccacacgtgtggacGTTAGTGTTTCGGTATTTTAAAGGGAACATAATCAAAATGAAAGAGAGTAACAACTTACAGATTCTCTTTTTGTAATCTGAGGATGCGCCCTTCCCTGTAATTTTTTCAAGCAAAATATTAGCCTATAAAATCAGAAATAAACGACGGCAACATAAATTCTGAATTGAAAAAAATTTGGTATCAGGTCGGTGTAAGCCTGTGATAAAGCAGAAGATACCTGCGTTTTGGTTCCGGTTCTGCAAGTTGCTCTGCAGCTTGACGCTAAAGCCGGAGTCCTTGTCGTAGGAGCGGCTCCACAGCATGACCCCGCCGTAATTGGGCGCGCCTTCCACCAGCGGCAGCACCTGCGACACGAGCGTGTCCGCGTCGACGAACCCGCTGCCGGCAGCATCCGACGACGCCGGCAGGCCGAGGTAAACTGTCGCCGACGGCAAAGCCGCCGTCCACTGCCGCCACGCGCTCTGCAGCGTGCCCGCGTCCCCGCGCGCGAACTGGCACGGCGGGTTGTTGTAGAACTGCACCCACACGCGGTCGAACAGCCCCGTGGCGAGCGCGGTCTTGAGGGACGCGTCCGGGAACGGGCACTGCGGCCCCGCGGTGAGCATGTACTTCTTGCCGCCGGTATCGCCCTTGTACAGCGACGTGAGGCTCCTGGCGAGGTCGTCGTAGTGCTCGGACGGGGCCTCTATGTCGAAGTCGATGCCGTCCAGCACCGCGTCGCCGAGCGGGCGGggcgcggcgccggcgccggtgcCGCCGAGGAAGTTGTCCCATAGGTAGGTGGCCACGTCCTGCGCGTcggagggggaggagaggttgtaCCCGAGCGCGCCGCCGCCCATGCTGAGCAACACCTTGACGCCGGCGGACTGGCAGGACCCGATGTCGGCGGCGAGGGTCGCGCACGACCCCGAGGGCGGGTCGCAGTGGTCTGCGAGGTTGAGGACCGGGGCACGGCCGGCGCCGAAGATGGAGAGGAACGCGAGGTTGACGTAGGCGTAGAGCCCGGTGCCGCATGTGTCCCTGAGCGTGCCCTCGGTGGCGTTCTGACCCCAGTAGACGGCGATGTTGGCGGACTCCGCGGCCGCCGCGGCGAGGGCGGACGCCGCCAAGAGCAAGATCGTGAGAGTGCAGGGCTTCCCGGGCATTGTTAAAGATGGCGAATGTCTTTTGTGGCGTGTGCTTATATATACGACGTATATCCAGCAAGCATACGTGGAAGGAATGGTGTGGTTATTTTCTAGGATAAAGAATTGGAATGCTGCAAATGACAGGGTTGTCGTGTTATCTCCTGTGCATGGAGTAATCAGGAGACCAGCGGACATATGGAAGCTGCTCTGTTTGTTCCAATCGCAGCGGACATATGAAGTATTCAAACTGTTTACAGATTATGCAACACTGGAGCTAAGTGTGCGAGAACAGTATAAACCCTATCAACTCAAGAGCACTTTTGGTGGCAATTCAAGGCCGGTTGTGCTCCCTTCAAGCATCTCGACGACTCTAGTCATTGTTGGACGATCTGTAGAACTTAACTGAATGCACCACAGCCCAACCACTATCATCTTCCTTACAACCTCGGTGATCTCTCCATCAATCTCAGAAGCACTGATACAGTATTCATCCAAGTGTTCATAAATCCATTGTGGGAAATATTGGCTGCTAGATTCAGTGTTTGGACTGATATTCTTATCCCTTGCCCCAACCATCTCAAGAACCATCATTCCATAGCTGTACACATCAGACTTGCTACTTACTGCTCCAAATTGCTTCGAGTAAACCTCGGGGGCAATGTAGCCTATTGTTCCTCTTGCACCACCAATGGAGATGACACTTTCTTTATTGAGGCACAGCTTGGCCAGCCCGAAATCAGAGATCTTTGGACAGAAGTTTTGATCCAACAGGATGTTGTGGGGCTTGATATCAAAATGCACTATGCGAGTGTTGCATCCTCTGTGGAGATATTCGAGTCCTCGAGCAATTCCCACTGCTATATCAAATAATTTCTCCCAACCCAAAATGTTTCCACCTTCAGAGCCATCTTTGAAAGCATACCTTTCAAGTGAACCATTAGGCATATAGTCATAAATTAGTGCCCTTTTGGATCCTTCCAAGCAAAATCCTAAGAGCGTAACAACGTTGACATGAGAAGTTCTACTAATGCTAGCTACCTCGTTGATGAAATCCTCCCCATCAGTCTTGTAGTCCTTTAGCATCTTCACAGCTATCTGACGGCCATCCGAGAGGCCACCTCTGTAAACAGCACCAAATCCACCTTGACCTAGCTTTTCAGCAAAAGATCTCGTCATTCTTTTCACTTGTGCATAAGTGTATCTTTTTGGATGGACCGTTCCATTCTTCTGTAGGAAGGACTCAATCCTTGCTGTCTCCTTTGATTTCCCTTTGGATCTGTACTTCTTGTAGCCCAACCAGAATGCAAAGAGAAGCAGACATAGCATAAGTATGCCTGAGCTCCCTGCTATCGTATCTGTATACAAATTTTGGAGGAGAAAAAGTATCAAAAGGGGAAGCAACTTCTATGAGAATGAAGGAAATGGAATGGGACCGAGAGTATGAGACGGGTAGGCGACAGCGCGGGCGACGCGCCTGCTACGGTGTGGGAGCCGACCGCGGAGATGACGGCGGACTGGTCGGTGGTCTGGCGCAGCGCGAGCGGCCACCAGGTGAGCGGCGGGGAGGGCCGCGCCGGCTCACCTGCAGCGGGGGACGGCGGTCGCCACAACCGCTTTTGGGCGCTGGCGGCGGAGGATGAGGCCGATGACGGGGAGCTGGATTCGGAGCGGGGCCTGTGCGCGGTGCCTGCAGGGCCGTTGATCGGAGATTTCGTGGCCTTTGCGGCGAAGAAGAGTGGTGCGGGCTCGGGCTCGGGGCGTGGGAGGCGCTTCGCGCCGGGCGGCCGAGGCTCCAGAACCATGGCCTCGCGCATCTGGCTGCCGACGAGGTCGTGCAGCTTGGGCCCGGGTGCTGGCGGTTCGTCGGGGGCGGCGACGCTTATTAGATCCAAGACGGCGGCGAGCCTGATGGTGGCTCAGACGGAGTTGTCCAGGGAGGACTGACCGTGCCTGCCGGCGCCCCCTGtggtggcggcggaggcggcgagggcgccgtGCGGTCCGGAGGCGATGCGCTCGGCACCGTGCCCTAGGGTTGGGCCGGACGGGCCGTCTGCGGGGGTCCTTCCTGGGCTGACGTCGGGTGCGGGGCTGGCTGAGGATTCTGGGCCTGGGCTGTGGGGACAGTCTGGGTCCGTATCTGACCCTCCAGTGGGGTTGGGCCTGGAGATGGCCTCGGACATGCGGCCCCACGGGCTTCATCGGCCCAACGCGCCTCGGCCCGGTACTCACCCGTTCACTGGCTATAAGTGGGTGAGGAGGGGTTGCCTGGATCCCCTTTTAGGGTTTCCAGCCACCACTCGCGAGGTGCGGCGCCTCGCTCACTCCGCCCGCACGATCAAGATctgccccccctcccccctcctccaatCCTTCGCGGCGGTGGTGATGGGAGATCGGCGTGCAGACAAGAGACCGATGGAGATGTCAGATCCGGAGGCGGAGCGGCGCAGGGAGCGGGAGCTGCGCGACAAGGCGAAGCGCGTGATGCGCGAGCGTTCGGGTGGCCGCGAGGCCAGAGAAGAACGTGGCGGATCTCGCGACCATGGCGGGCGTGAGGGGGATTGGGGTCCTCCTCCCCCGTGGTGGATCCAGCAGCAGGagcgcaagaagaagaagaaggttcATCAGCGGCGGCGCGAGCTTGAGAGGAAGCATGAGGCTCACCCCAACTATGGTGGGGGCCACGGGGACCCAATGGCCAAGAAGCCGCGTGCGCCTGCAGATCCACTGGCGGTGGCGCTGCCCTCTGCATCTAAGGGTACGGCGGAGGAGCCCATCCCAGTGGAGGAGGCACCGGACGTGGAGTGCTTCAAGTGCGGGCGCCTCGGTCACTACCAATCCAAGTGCAAGTTCTTGCCCCTCTGTGTGCTCTGCAAGGAAGAAGGGCACGTGTCCGCTCACTGTCCGACGAGGGGCCGGCAGCTTCACCTTCAAATCATGGGAAGTGCCATCTCTTGGGAAGGTTTCTTTTGCCTAGAGTTTGAGGATGAGGACGAGACCGAGGCCCCCATCGATGCTCGCATCAAGAACGCTGCCATCCTCTCTGCGGAGCCGGGGAAGCTTAATCTTCGGATTCTCAAACAAGAACTGAAGCAAATGGTGACCGGAGATTGGGATTGGCAGGTAACACAAGTGGGCGATGACGATTTCGTGGTGGTCTTTCCTTCTGCAGATCTGTTACACATGGCGAAATCAAGCGGTAAGTTGTTTTTGTCTATCAATG
The Aegilops tauschii subsp. strangulata cultivar AL8/78 chromosome 3, Aet v6.0, whole genome shotgun sequence genome window above contains:
- the LOC109770624 gene encoding uncharacterized protein, whose product is MEAWVRAVVEAIHSSRAQAVIYLAGGASQALGWLLSVPGASGSVLEVVVPYSRASMAQLLGKLPLQFTSKQAAEDMALAAFNRALKLSGPGLQVMGVGFTGSLASSRPKHGDHRFYVSTRTQNRLRTSHVTLSKGLRSREEEDKVSSCFVLKAIADACRVSATIQSDVQEPEIPKESVEQFDEDQELQQVIDGQVCMKVYHFADPMEKNFDRKLILPGSFNPLHDGHLRLLEVASSMCDDGFPCFEISAINADKPSLSIAEIKRRVEQFRKAGKNVIISNQPYFYKKAELFPGSAFIIGADTAARLVNPKYYGGDYNRMLEILLECKSTGTTFLVGGREIEGVFKVLEDLNIPTELKDMFISIPEGKFRIDISSTELRKSQRL
- the LOC109770636 gene encoding non-specific lipid-transfer protein 2, whose amino-acid sequence is MKPCAVLFLVAVLTTSSAVRGASMAARSECDPWALRPCAPVILWSAPPSSKCCAKLREQRRCLCRYARNPDLGKYINSQNSKEVAAACRVRVPMC
- the LOC109770625 gene encoding uncharacterized protein gives rise to the protein MSAGLLITPCTGDNTTTLSFAAFQFFILENNHTIPSTYACWIYVVYISTRHKRHSPSLTMPGKPCTLTILLLAASALAAAAAESANIAVYWGQNATEGTLRDTCGTGLYAYVNLAFLSIFGAGRAPVLNLADHCDPPSGSCATLAADIGSCQSAGVKVLLSMGGGALGYNLSSPSDAQDVATYLWDNFLGGTGAGAAPRPLGDAVLDGIDFDIEAPSEHYDDLARSLTSLYKGDTGGKKYMLTAGPQCPFPDASLKTALATGLFDRVWVQFYNNPPCQFARGDAGTLQSAWRQWTAALPSATVYLGLPASSDAAGSGFVDADTLVSQVLPLVEGAPNYGGVMLWSRSYDKDSGFSVKLQSNLQNRNQNAGKGASSDYKKRIYIIVGVIGGIFLLLLLLTTCFICHKKYRGLSPPVEGSTTPPSKEPSEPKLRAHHPKRYTYSEVERMTKTFAHRMGQGSHGDVYRGNLRDARQITVKVLKNCKGGDKDFVKEVESIGAISHNNVAPLLGFCLQGPTRALIYEYMPNGSLESYALSSDDSVEENYSLWLYWEKLFDIAVGVARGLDYLHGDDGANGMNISIKPRNILLDHELCPKISDVGVANLCETSTRGARERDGYDAPEVVSRRFGPVTSKSDVYSYGVMVLEMVRAKRHVKVGADTTSKYFAQWLYEHLDEFCNSVSDVNGDTRELVRKMIIVGLWCSQTAPASRPSMSGVVEMLEGSSAELELPRRIP